One segment of Psychromonas sp. psych-6C06 DNA contains the following:
- a CDS encoding efflux RND transporter permease subunit — translation MIAHIINWSIKNRILVLLITLAIVVYGLFAIQKTPIDAIPDLSDVQVIIKTTYPGQAPQVVEDQVTYPLTTAMLSVPGAKTVRGFSFFGDSYVYIIFDDDTDMYWARSRVLEYLSQVAPNLPPQARSALGPDATGVGWIFSYALVDKSGKYDLSELRSLQDWFLKFELQTVAGVSEVATVGGMVKQYQVRVDPNKLRAYNLSLNQISSAIKNGNQESGASVLEMGEAEYMVRTSGYLSSIEDLASIPLQVNDKGTPLLLKDVAEIRLGPQMRRGITELNGEGEVVSGIIVMRFGENAQGVIAAVKAKLNELQKSLPDGVEIIPTYDRSELINDAVDNLYDKLVEEFIVVILVCAAFLFHFRSSLVVLLSLPVGIFVAFIIMYWQGINANIMSLGGIAIAIGAMVDGAIVMIENVHKHMEKTPLSDKNRWQVIAKAASEVGPALFFSLLIITFSFLPVFALEGQSGKMFSPLAFTKTYAMAASAGLAITLIPVLMGYFIRGKVLAEHKNPLNRLVIAIYRPFLTFSLRFPKLLIGFALVLLVIGFYPVNKIGSEFIPPLDEGDLMYMPTTYPGISIGKARQLLQQTNKLIKTVPEVKTVWGKIGRAETATDPAPLTMIETVIQFKPENEWRAGMTQEKLKQELDSLIQFPGLTNAWVMPIKTRIDMLATGIKTPIGIKIAGADLNEIEKIGKQVEQILKQVEGTASVYAERVSGGRYVKVDIKREKAARYGLNIAEIQQLVAVAIGGQNITETIEGLERYPVNLRYPNDYRDSINTLKSLPIITPAKMTISLNDVADVYIEAGAPMIKTENARLNGWIFVDIENRDLGSYVQDAQAIVNQQLQLPTGYSLVWSGQYEYMQKANERLAKVIPATISIIIILLYLAFRRVGEVLLILSTLPFALMGGIWLMFALSFNFSIAVGVGFIALAGVSIEIGVIMLLYLNQSFEAKKQQRLVLFNVDDLRDAVMEGAGLRVRPVMMTVATVVIGLVPIMFATGTGSEVMQRIATPMVGGMVSAVILTLLILPAVYFQWKKFSLRKQLAVTQSVAQ, via the coding sequence ATGATTGCACACATAATAAATTGGTCGATTAAAAATCGTATACTGGTATTGCTTATTACCCTTGCCATTGTTGTATATGGGCTATTCGCTATTCAAAAAACACCGATTGATGCAATTCCCGATCTTTCGGATGTACAGGTGATTATTAAAACAACTTACCCCGGACAAGCGCCACAGGTTGTTGAAGATCAAGTTACTTACCCATTAACCACCGCGATGTTGAGTGTACCTGGTGCGAAAACAGTGCGTGGTTTCTCTTTCTTTGGCGATTCCTACGTATATATCATTTTTGATGATGATACCGATATGTACTGGGCACGTTCACGTGTACTTGAATATTTATCGCAGGTAGCGCCTAACTTACCGCCTCAGGCGCGCTCTGCACTGGGCCCTGATGCAACAGGTGTTGGCTGGATTTTTAGTTATGCCCTAGTGGATAAAAGTGGCAAGTACGACTTGAGCGAACTGCGCAGTTTACAAGACTGGTTTTTAAAATTTGAATTACAAACGGTAGCAGGCGTGTCAGAAGTGGCGACTGTTGGTGGCATGGTAAAACAGTATCAAGTACGTGTTGATCCAAACAAACTGCGTGCCTACAACTTGTCACTGAATCAGATTAGTAGTGCCATTAAAAATGGTAATCAAGAATCGGGCGCAAGTGTGCTAGAGATGGGCGAAGCTGAATACATGGTACGTACTTCCGGTTATCTTTCGTCGATTGAGGATTTAGCCTCCATTCCGCTACAGGTAAATGATAAAGGAACGCCACTGCTATTAAAAGATGTTGCCGAGATTCGGTTAGGGCCACAAATGCGTCGTGGTATTACGGAACTTAATGGTGAAGGAGAAGTGGTCAGTGGCATCATTGTGATGCGCTTTGGCGAGAATGCGCAGGGAGTAATTGCTGCGGTAAAAGCAAAGCTGAATGAATTGCAAAAAAGCCTGCCTGACGGGGTTGAAATCATACCGACTTATGATCGTTCTGAATTGATTAATGACGCCGTTGATAACCTCTACGATAAATTAGTCGAAGAGTTTATCGTGGTTATTTTAGTCTGTGCCGCTTTTCTGTTTCATTTCCGTTCTTCGCTGGTGGTATTACTGAGTTTACCTGTGGGTATTTTTGTGGCGTTTATCATCATGTATTGGCAGGGCATAAACGCCAACATCATGTCGCTCGGTGGCATTGCAATCGCAATTGGTGCGATGGTAGATGGTGCAATCGTGATGATTGAAAATGTGCATAAGCACATGGAGAAAACTCCTTTAAGCGATAAAAATCGTTGGCAGGTGATTGCCAAAGCAGCTAGTGAAGTGGGGCCTGCGTTGTTTTTCTCACTGCTTATTATCACCTTTAGCTTTTTACCCGTTTTTGCATTAGAGGGGCAATCTGGCAAGATGTTTTCGCCACTCGCCTTTACTAAAACCTATGCAATGGCAGCTTCTGCAGGATTAGCGATCACCCTGATTCCGGTATTAATGGGGTATTTTATTCGTGGAAAGGTGCTTGCCGAGCATAAAAACCCACTCAATCGTTTAGTGATTGCTATCTATAGACCTTTTTTAACTTTTAGCCTGCGTTTTCCAAAGTTGTTAATTGGCTTTGCACTGGTGCTACTAGTGATTGGTTTTTATCCGGTCAATAAAATTGGTAGTGAGTTTATTCCGCCTTTAGATGAAGGTGATCTGATGTATATGCCAACCACTTATCCCGGTATCTCAATCGGTAAGGCGCGTCAGTTATTACAGCAGACCAATAAGCTGATCAAAACAGTGCCGGAGGTAAAAACTGTATGGGGAAAAATTGGTCGCGCTGAAACAGCAACCGATCCGGCGCCATTGACCATGATCGAAACGGTGATTCAGTTCAAACCTGAAAATGAATGGCGCGCTGGCATGACCCAAGAAAAGTTAAAACAGGAACTAGACAGTTTAATCCAATTTCCTGGCTTAACTAATGCTTGGGTGATGCCGATTAAAACACGTATCGATATGCTGGCAACGGGTATTAAAACCCCTATCGGTATTAAAATTGCGGGGGCTGATTTAAACGAAATTGAAAAAATTGGCAAACAGGTTGAGCAAATTCTAAAGCAGGTAGAGGGCACCGCATCGGTTTATGCTGAACGCGTGAGTGGCGGACGTTATGTCAAAGTGGATATAAAGCGTGAAAAAGCTGCGCGTTACGGCCTGAATATTGCTGAAATTCAGCAATTAGTCGCAGTGGCAATTGGCGGGCAAAATATCACTGAAACCATCGAAGGATTAGAGCGTTACCCAGTCAATTTACGTTATCCAAATGATTACCGTGACTCTATCAATACCCTTAAATCATTGCCAATTATTACCCCAGCCAAAATGACCATTAGCTTAAATGATGTCGCCGATGTTTATATTGAAGCGGGCGCACCGATGATTAAAACCGAAAATGCGCGTTTAAATGGTTGGATATTTGTGGATATTGAAAATCGAGATTTAGGATCCTATGTGCAAGATGCGCAAGCGATTGTTAATCAGCAATTACAGCTACCAACGGGTTACTCGTTAGTGTGGTCAGGGCAGTATGAATATATGCAAAAGGCAAATGAGCGCTTGGCAAAAGTGATTCCTGCCACCATTTCAATCATCATTATTTTGCTCTATTTAGCTTTTAGACGAGTAGGGGAAGTCTTACTGATTTTATCGACCCTGCCCTTTGCGTTAATGGGCGGTATTTGGCTGATGTTTGCCCTTAGTTTTAACTTCTCAATTGCAGTTGGTGTCGGTTTTATCGCCCTTGCTGGCGTGTCTATTGAGATAGGTGTGATCATGTTGCTCTACCTTAATCAATCATTTGAGGCGAAAAAGCAACAACGTTTGGTTCTCTTTAATGTCGATGATCTGCGTGATGCCGTGATGGAGGGCGCGGGTTTACGCGTTCGTCCGGTGATGATGACAGTGGCAACCGTAGTGATTGGTTTAGTGCCAATTATGTTTGCTACAGGAACTGGTTCAGAGGTGATGCAACGCATTGCAACACCAATGGTAGGAGGAATGGTCAGCGCGGTTATTTTAACCTTGTTAATTTTACCTGCGGTTTACTTTCAATGGAAAAAATTCAGTTTACGGAAACAACTTGCTGTGACGCAATCAGTCGCTCAATAA
- a CDS encoding copper resistance protein CopA: MNVKRTKIALLLSSTLFLSLPMSSAFAHEAHCEIKETQLGETMKHLKSELRAYVKGFKKGDQEKMQQHLNELLLLSEKAIQFTPVKIAQMDHEDMKGKGVPEMDHSKMNHGEMKSKAMPEMDHSKMDHGEMKGKAMPEMDHSKMDHGDMDSKKHDMTNMPNMEGMSATQHHQHMKYMQGMEKLQELFKALNLAKDEAEIKAILGKIKAHSKKSHQQFRQDC; this comes from the coding sequence ATGAATGTTAAAAGAACCAAAATTGCACTGCTACTTAGTAGTACACTTTTTTTATCACTGCCGATGAGCTCAGCCTTTGCGCATGAGGCACACTGTGAAATAAAAGAAACCCAGTTGGGCGAAACGATGAAGCACTTAAAAAGTGAATTACGCGCTTACGTCAAAGGTTTTAAAAAAGGTGATCAAGAGAAAATGCAACAGCACCTTAATGAGCTGTTGTTACTCAGTGAGAAAGCAATTCAGTTTACGCCAGTGAAAATAGCACAAATGGATCATGAAGATATGAAAGGTAAAGGCGTGCCAGAAATGGACCATTCAAAAATGAATCATGGTGAAATGAAAAGTAAAGCTATGCCTGAGATGGATCATTCGAAAATGGATCATGGTGAAATGAAAGGTAAAGCTATGCCTGAGATGGATCATTCGAAAATGGATCATGGTGATATGGACAGTAAAAAGCATGATATGACTAACATGCCAAACATGGAGGGGATGAGTGCCACGCAACACCACCAACACATGAAATATATGCAAGGAATGGAAAAATTACAGGAATTGTTTAAAGCCCTGAACCTAGCCAAAGATGAAGCTGAAATAAAAGCGATTTTAGGTAAAATAAAAGCGCACAGTAAAAAAAGTCACCAGCAGTTTCGACAGGATTGTTAA